In Glycine max cultivar Williams 82 chromosome 10, Glycine_max_v4.0, whole genome shotgun sequence, the DNA window attttgatttctccatcaaaacataaaatttgcCTAAAACTAATTCTAGACTTATAATCAATTCTTCAATACAAAACCCAACACTTGGATAGAGGTTAACAAACTtgattttgaatcaaatttattttgtaaagtttattttagttaaaattaattttgaagtgaCATGATTGATGTTTGAAtgcttaattataaatttaaatcataaataaaattaatacaaaaatttgaattcaagattcaaactactcaaaattatttcaatccaaaattaatttgaaattcataattaattcttaatttttcttcaacacaaaattaaacacgtgaaatatatttaaaataaattctaaaccTAAAATTCTTGAAATTCAAACCAAATATCCACTAATGTGTCCTAAGGCGCGTTTCCTAATGTGTCCTAAGGCGCGTTTACTGTGAACCAACCCCGTTTCCGAGCCTCGTggtttctctctcctctctacTGTTACTACTTGGACTTCATCTTATAACCTCACCCAACCCAATCCTATTCCAATCCCAATCCCATTTCaacctctctttcttttcttctcgcAGAGCGAAATCCCAATCCCACACAAATGGCATGCTCAGCCACCTCTGCTTCTCTCTTCTCCGCAAACCCCACACCTCTCTTCTCTCCCAAATCCTCCCTCTCCCTCCCTAACAACTCTCTCCACCTCAACCCTCTCCCCACGCGCccttctctctccctcacgCGCCCCTCGCACACTCGCCGCTCCTTCGTCGTCAAAGCCTCCTCCGTAAGCTTCTTAAATGTACACGTGTCACTGAATTAGAGCAAAAGTGCTTCTTTAAGGAATCTTTCtaaaatgttgttttttgtttttgtttttgattatatatatatatagagcgAGCTTCCGCTAGTTGGAAACACCGCACCGGATTTCGAAGCAGAGGCTGTGTTTGACCAGGAGTTTATCAACGTAAATTCTTCGCTTTgtcaagttttttcttttttattattattgattttaagcTGAAATGTGTTTTAGTTCTTTCAGTTTTCAGTCAAAATTGGTTGTAATCCTTGCATTTTAAAAGATTCTGGTCGTGTTATTCTTTATAATCGGTGAATTTCGTTATTCGTTGTCCTAGTATCTCAAGTTCTATAAAGAGGGATGAAATTCACctgttaatattataaaaaaaaaaatacgagGACCAAAATTGTTGGTTTTAACGCATAGGAAGTCAGAACAATTTTGACCTGAAATTGCAACAATTATTTCACTAGGTGATGTTGGCTACATGTATCACGCCATGTCATTTGGTATGATAAAATCAAACCATGTCATTTGGTACTGATAAAATCAAAGAATTTTGACTTGAAAATAAGGGAACTAAAACACATTTTaacctttatttttaatttttgtaatagttTTTGCGAAGTTTTGTGCTTTTGGCTAAAGCATTGTGATTACAGGTGAAACTATCTGATTACATTGGGAAGAAATATGTTGTGCTCTTCTTCTACCCGTTGGACTTCACTTTTGTTTGTCCCACAGGTTAGTGGGCATTTTAGTATAGTATAATAATCAGGTTGAGATATGCGTGtaatttgtttgtttggtttataacttattttagaaaataagggtttgttttgtttgaaaatttgtttttttatcatgttttctacttttattttcaattacataattgtcatcttattttaaattttctgctttcaaattttgtatttttttaaaacaagaaataatagatatttttctaaaactaaatGAGCACTAATAGTTTATTTGTTGGTTTATTAAGAGAgtttctggaaaaaaaaaaaaaaaaactgttatttCCCTGGAGAAGGCATCACCAAACCTTCTATCCTTAACTCCCTAATAATAACATCTGCTACTTGTCCACAGAAATCACTGCTTTCAGTGACCGGCATGCAGAGTTCGAGGCACTAAATACTGAGATATTGGGTGTTTCAGTTGACAGTGTGGTGAGTTAGTTTAGACTCTCTTAGTTTTTGTCTTTGGCTCAGTTGATGGGGTGTGCGTGTTTATGTGTATAAAATCTCATATTCTGCTTCAAATGACGTACTTCTTCTTGCTATATATTAACTAGTGAAGGAAATGAAGCTTATGAAAAGGTTTAGCCAAAGAGTGTATTTTCATTTGTCTATGGTCCATGGAGTTACTTCATAtataaaggaaaaggaaaatatcTGAATGGAAACATCATtggaacatgtttttttttttgagattaTATGATATCTATAAAGTAATGCAGACGACCTTTGCATAGACAGCTATGATACTCTCACTTGCAGATGTGTGCCTttgaaaaacaaggatttttgTGTTGGAGTGTGTGTTTGGGCGAGCatttgcaaaattgattttgaatgaaattggcgttataaaattgattttggttaaaattgattttcaagtGAAGTGATTTATGTTTGAATACTTTTATCCTGAAAGCAAGTTTGCTATAAAACTTAGTGCAAAATTTTCAGCACAACACAAATGCTACGTTTATCGCTTCTAGTCAAACCAAGGTTTTGaggcaaaatcaattttacctagttataagttataactaaCATCTATCTTGAAAACAAGTCTGGCTGcagtcaaaatcaattttcatggTTCTTGCCATGAAACCCAACAAGCTTGGAATCTATAGCTTCTATATATTCTCTTGTCTGTGCCATGGCCTATCTATAACTGAACTTCCAAAGTTTATTTCTCCTCGGTTTGTGATGCTATTGTTATTATTGTAGTTCTCGCACCTTGCATGGATCCAAACAGATAGAAAGTCAGGTGGCCTTGGTGACTTGAATTATCctttgatttctgatgtcaccAAATCCATATCGAAATCTTATGGTGTTCTCATTCCTGATCAGGTATGTTCTGACatgaaatttgtttaaaaaattgttacttaTGGATGGATGAATTATAAGACAATAGAAGTCAAATAATTTGTCTGTTTTTTCTCACACTAAATGTCTAAATCAACCTAAAAAGGGCATATCATGTTTCATATGAGGCATCACCTCCCTTTTGCATAATTTGCAATTTAGCATACCTGCTATCCAATCAAAAcaagttttaatttgttttttttaaggactTGAACTTGAACCATGGCCGAGCTTTACCTTTCCCAGTCCTTGTCTTCTATGCTTAGGTTTCTATGTTCTCTGGAATGAAATGTAGGATGCTGTGTAGGAAATAGTTTTATTGGGTAGCAAGCATCAACTGTTGACAATGAAACTGAAACTATTGCCTTTCATTCCACTTTATAAAACTTGTGCCCTAATGACTCTGAATATATCCAATGATATAGGGAATTGCATTGAGAGGTTTGTTCATTATTGACAAGGAAGGGGTTATTCAGCATTCTACCATTAACAACTTGGCAATTGGTAGAAGTGTTGACGAGACAAAGAGAACTCTCCAGGTAATTACACACTCAATTAGCAGTTAGGATAAGATCAAGATTGAACAAATGATCAGAAtatcacattttatttttctgtttttcctttctaTAATATTCATAGTTTCATTACCCCCTTTATGTGCATTGGTCTTGCAGGCCTTACAGTATGTGCAGGAGAACCCAGATGAAGTTTGCCCTGCTGGGTGGAAGCCTGGGGAGAAGTCCATGAAACCAGACCCTAAACTTAGCAAAGACTACTTTGCAGCGGTGTAGCTAGGATACTAGATAGTTAAGAGTGGCTATCTGCATCTGTATCAGTCAGTGTGAATTGCAAAAGGGTCTTGTTTCTTAATGTTTTGTAAGTCCTTAAATTTTGAGCCGCAGGGTATGGGAATATACTAATAAATGCATGCTGGATTTTGAAGTGTACTATGTAttaatttgcaatttattttgattatgatCTCTGTTTCGTGTTCATATATGAGCCATATCTTTTGCCAAGTCTGGAGTTCCAGCAAGTTATCAAATTCCAAATGTGATAAAATTGGAAACTACCATGTCGTTGATAAAATGAAACTGAGAAGCTAAAAAAGGAAGAGCTAATATAAAGCTTAAGtagaaaaactaattttaaatttttctacaAGAAAGAGAGTCTACAATTTCTTAACTTCAAAAAAAGAGTCTACAATTTCTTATTATGAGACATAAATTGTTATGAACTTGTTCCAAAAGCTTAATCTGTTAAGTGAAAGCTCAGTTTTTGAGCTTCAAGCATGGGTAATGTACAGGTTCATCTAGCTTGTgtttaaattgtattgatatATAACTTTTTGGCTTTGATACTAGCTATCTTAAAGCTTCTGCTGTAAAGTGACAACCGATgaatgattttaaatatttttagcaCAACATTAAGGATACGTCGTGTTGttcgcaattttttttttataatctataGTATACTTCATGCTGATCACTTTAGCATCAACAATGGCTATTCTTGATAACCAGTGATAAAGGAAATAAGATGAGATAAACTGATGAGATTGCAGGTCCAAATCAGACAAcataattcaaatataaacaaaagaacataattcaaaaatcaaatgttTATAGACAAGgcttcttaaaatttaattttgattccttaaagaaaagttcaattttaattttttaataaaattaattaaatcaaaagtaGAATAgtcgaagtttttttttttaaaaaaagtaaaataataatccaCGTGGCCGAATGTTGCCCACGTAAGCCCAAACCCCATATTAGTTCAaagatctttttttcttcttcgtgCTCTTCCTAAAAGACTTCAATTGACAAAAGCACCCCTATTTGAAATATCTATTACGGAAAAGTATCTTAATTCGAAATATGTATTCCAAAATATGATTTTCTGTATTTTGGAATACCTAGTCCGAAATAGGTTGGTAGATTACTAATCACATTctcaaattttttgaaataactATTCTAGAATAAGATAAGTaatctaaaaacttattttaaaatagctattctaaaataagaaaatttatattatggAATAGAAAGAATCCCCCCAACATAAACCTCCCCTTCATTCTTGACTAACTTctcccttcttttttttccttcccctcCCATAGGAATGGCACACATAGAAATGACCCTCGCCATATCTTTTCCTAGGGACGAGCCTCCCATACTGACCTTGATCTAGTCCCCATCAACATCGTTCTTGAGCCCACGTTGATTCGCTCTGAGCGTGATGTTGGAGGTTATATTTGCGGGTTGATAACCCCTACTAGAGTTGCTCCAAGTGCGATGTCTATGTTGCTTCACTATTGTAGCAAGCACCACACACCACTGTTGGAGCTATTCATTGCGAGATTTGGAAGCCTCAAGCTCGAGGGCCGCTGATAGGAAGGAAAGCACTAAAGGTTCGAATGGAAGACCTAAAAGGCAAATCAAACCACCATGATACCTGAAGGATTTCATCTAACGAAATTGGTTAGCAGGTGCTGAGTTGGATGGAATTGGATGAGTGGAGCATGTTGTCTACCACTTCTTTTCTATTATAGCTTtctgttattttgttttggtgtgATTCAACAATACTATATTGCTGGAAAAAACTGAAATGGAAATGGAGAACCTATTTATACAACAATATAGCATTGTGCTTAGGGAACCTCCTAAGCacaaaaggagaagaaaggagatttcttttttttttttctcccctgCCTTCTTACACCAACATTCCTATTTATACAACAATATAGCATTGTTgaattacaccaaaaaaaaataacagaaagtTATAACAGAAAAGAAGTGGCAGACAACATATTCAACTCGTCCAATTTCATCCAACTTAGAGCTTGCTAACCAACTCTGTTAGATGAAATCCTTCAAGTGTCTTGGTGGTCTGATTTGCCTTTTGGGTCTCCCATTCAAACCTATAGTGTTTTCCTTCCTATCATCCCTTGCGCCATCCAAAAACACTTTGTCCACAAGGTGATAGACAGTCTTGAGTTCTTCCCAATCTTCCCATGTAATGTCATCAAGAGACAACCCTGCCCATTGAACTAATACCTTAGCTTTGGATCAGTAGACTCAGAGGCCTAATGAGTGCCCAGAATGGCTAAAAGAGAGATAACTGGTTGATTTTCAACATCATTGGAAGGCAATGCTAGTGGGACACAATCTTCTTCAGATGTTTGGTGGAAGGGTTTAAGGAAGGAACAATGGAAAGCAGGATGAATGCGGGATCTTTCAGGCAATAGAAGTTTGTATGCAACCTTGCCAATTTGGTCCAAAACTTGGTATGGTTCATAGAATCGTTTAACAAGCTTGGAGTATGAAGTACTAACTCCTGAAGTTGACGATTGTGTATGAGGACGTAGCTTAATCATTACCCAATCGCCAATCTTGAAGTGCATTTCTCGTCTTTTAGTGTCAACAAAATGTTTCATATTCGCCTGTGCCTTTTCCAGCTTCTTTCTCAACTATGCAAAAATAGTTTACCTATTGCTCAAAAACTCATCAACTACATCAATCTTTGAAGTTCCTATAATGTATTGTGGAAGACTAAGAGGCTTCTTGCCAAAGGCGATTTCATAGGGTGAAACACCTAAGCCTGAATGTTTAGATGTACTGTGAGACCATTCcacccaaataaaaaaaattcccggGAAGATGGTTTCTGGTGAACAAATGATTGGAAATATTACTCAATAACCCGATTTATCACCTCAGTCTGGCTGTTGGATTGCGGGTGATACACCAAATTCATACGTAGCTTTGTTCCACTTAATTGGAACAATTCATGCCAAAAATGAGACTTCTCGACATACGATGGAGCTGTCCAACAATGTCCATGAAGAGTAATGCCACAGTGTGAGTGATATAATAGGATGACAAAATTCCCAAATGAACACCTTTAGAGAAGTGGTTGACAACAACCAAGATATTGGTATGCCCCTGATACGTTGGCAAACCCACTATGAAGTCCAACGACACAACATTCCTGCGAGTCTCTTATTTTGTGTGTTGGCAATCGAGACAGGTTGCAACAAATTGATgaacatctttcttcatatttgGCCATACGAAATTCTCACTCACCCATGCAAAAGTCTTGTTAATGCCCATGTGCCCCCCTATGGGAGTGGCATGGAACTGTGCTAATATTTCTGGAAAGAGTTTGAACCTTTGCAGCAACCAAATGCGACCCTCTTGCATGACCAAGTCTTGGGTTACGGTGCAGTCAGTGTAATTGGATGGATTGCTCAAAATGGCTTGTCGGAATGCTATGAAATCCTTATGCCTAGCCAATTCCTActtaagctccttcaagaaGGCGGAATTAAGGACCGATAGCAATAAAGATTGGCCAATGGAATTGTCAGGAATCCGAGACAGAGCATCGGCAACCACATTCGTCATCCCAAAATGATATTGGATCGAATAATCATATCCAACAAGGCACGCTAAATATGTTTGTTGTTCCGAGGTTTGAACCACCTATGTCATCAATTCCTTGAGACTTTTATGATCTGTGAGGATAGTAAATTGGTGACCTAGGAAGTATTGATGCCATTTCTTCACAGTAGCTGTAATGGTGTAGAGTTCTCGAACTTAAGTGGACGCATGAAGAATTTTTGAGTTGAAGGATTTGCTAAAGAAGGTAATGGGATGACCCTTCTGGGATAAAATGACACCCATGCTGACACCAAATGCATCCGTTTCCAGAACAAATGACAAGGAAAAATCAAGCAATAAAAGGACTGGAGCTATCAAAATTGGAGTTTTCAGATCCAAGAAGGCATGTTGAGAAACTTAGGTCCACTCAAAGTGGTCTTTGGTTAAGATATTTGTCAAGGGAGTAACAATGGAGGCATAGCCCCTAATAAATCTACGATAAAAACCAAATAAACCAAGAAAACCCCGCAAAGCCTTAAATGAGTGAGGAACAGACCACTGTTGAATCGCTTGGACCTTAGCAAGAACTGGTTCCACACTATGCTCTAAAACCATATGACCTAAGTATTAGACCTATTTTTGAGCAAAGGAACATTCTGACagcttcaaaaaaaaattgccatGCATCAGGATTTCATAACATTCCGACAAGCCATTTTGAGCAATCCATCCAATCACACCGACTGCACCGTAACCCAAGACTTGGTCTTGCAATAGGGTCACATTTGGTTGTTGCAGAGGTTCAAACTCATTCAGGTAATATTAACATAGTTCCATGCCACTCCCATAAGGGGGCACATGGGCATTACCAAGACCCTTGCACAAGTGAGCGAGAATTTCCTATGGCcaaatatgaagaaagatgttcATCAATACGTTATAGCCTGTCTCGATTGCCAGCACACAAAATACGAGACTAGGAAAACCGTGGGATTGTTGTGTCCGTTACCTATTTTGTCGCTACCATGGAAGGATCTCTCGTTGGACTTCATAATGGGTTTGCCAACCTATTGAGGGCATACCACTATCTTCGTTGTTGTCGACCGCTTTTTTAAAGGTGTTCATTTAGGAGTGTTGTCATCCCACTGTGGCATTACTCTTCATGGACATTGTTGGTAAGCTCCATGGTATGCCCAGAAGTCTCGTCTCAAACTACGACCCATTATTTATTAGTCGATTTTGGTGGGGACTATTCCAATTAAGTGGAACAAAGCTATACATGAGTTCAGGGTATCACTCGCAGACTGACGGCCAAGCTGAGATGATCAATCAGGTTATCAAACAATATCTCCACGCATTCATTCACCAGAAACCATCTTCCcagggaaaattttttatttcggCGGAATGGTCTTAAAACACATCTAAACATTTAGGCTTGGGTGTTTCACCCTATGCAATCACCTTTGGCAAGAAGCCTCTTAGTATTCCACAATACATTACAGGAACTTCAAAGATTGATGTAGTTGATGAGTTTTTGAGCAATAGGGAAACTATTTTTGCATAGCTGAGAAAGAAGTTGGAAAAGGCACAACTGAATATGAAACATTTTGCTAACACTAAAAGACGAGAAGTGCAATTCAAGATTTGCAATTGGGTAATGGTTCAGTTGCGTCCTCATAGGCAGCCGTCAGTTCCAGGAGTTCGTACATCATACTCCAAGCTTGCCAAATGTTTCTATAGACCATACCAAGTTCTGTACCAAATTGGTAAGGTTGCATACAAACTTCAATTGCCTGAAGGATCTCACATTCATTCTATTTTCCATTATTTCGTCCTTAAACCCTTCCACCAAACATCTGAAGAAGATTGTGTCCCACGAGCTCTGTCTTCCAATGATGTTGAAAATCAACCAGTTATCTCTCCTTTAGCCATTATGGGCACTC includes these proteins:
- the LOC100786990 gene encoding 2-cys peroxiredoxin, yielding MACSATSASLFSANPTPLFSPKSSLSLPNNSLHLNPLPTRPSLSLTRPSHTRRSFVVKASSSELPLVGNTAPDFEAEAVFDQEFINVKLSDYIGKKYVVLFFYPLDFTFVCPTEITAFSDRHAEFEALNTEILGVSVDSVFSHLAWIQTDRKSGGLGDLNYPLISDVTKSISKSYGVLIPDQGIALRGLFIIDKEGVIQHSTINNLAIGRSVDETKRTLQALQYVQENPDEVCPAGWKPGEKSMKPDPKLSKDYFAAV
- the LOC100786990 gene encoding 2-cys peroxiredoxin isoform X1 — its product is MACSATSASLFSANPTPLFSPKSSLSLPNNSLHLNPLPTRPSLSLTRPSHTRRSFVVKASSVSFLNSELPLVGNTAPDFEAEAVFDQEFINVKLSDYIGKKYVVLFFYPLDFTFVCPTEITAFSDRHAEFEALNTEILGVSVDSVFSHLAWIQTDRKSGGLGDLNYPLISDVTKSISKSYGVLIPDQGIALRGLFIIDKEGVIQHSTINNLAIGRSVDETKRTLQALQYVQENPDEVCPAGWKPGEKSMKPDPKLSKDYFAAV